ATTCTTCTGGTTGCAAAAATAACACAGTTAAGGCGATAAAACGTATAGATCCATCTGATAGTGCGGATGCTCCAAAATACTTATCGGAGTCTTTATGAACCCAAGCCAAACGAATGTGTTCAAGACTCAATGGATCAGCAACCAAATTAAAATCTTCAAAAAATGGAATCGCCAATCGAATCGTTTTACGAATCATTAGATAAGAATCAGAGTATTTTTCTTTTAATAAATATAGAAATGAGGGTAAGTTGGATCCATCGTATCTTAAGAATTGATTGTCATGTAACTGTGCGGTTTTCCTTAAAGGAGAAGAAGTACTAGTATCGTGAAAATGATACAATCTCCATCGGCCTAAGCGCGTTCTTATCCAATCTGCGATACGTTCGGCTTTCGGATTACTGATCCCTGCTTCTGTTCCGCCATTCCTTGCTGGTAAAAACGTTTCATATGGTTTAGGATGTTTACCTTTATCCCAAAACTTTGTAATCTCTCGATCGGGATATAAATTGTCTTCCGAATCAGGTCTTAAAGCAATTTCATATTGATTTAGTTGATTCTCAAAGGAAAGCTCTATTATGATTTCTTTTGTTACTTTAGAGCCAAAATGTAATACATTCTCAGCGCCACCCGCCTCTCGGATGTATGAATTCAAACGACCTTCACGAATTGCATGAAGAAAGGAAAAAACACCTAAAAAATTAGACTTACCGGAGCCATTGGCTCCTATGATGACATTGATCGGCCCTAGTTCAAGTTTTTCAATGGAGGAAATACTCTTAAAACCTCGAACTGTAATATAGTCAATTTCGTGTCTTTTCATTGGTCAGCTGGATAGGTTCTGATTTTACAATATAATCGAATGATTTTTGAAAACAAAACTAATTTTGTTTCGTTTTGTTCATATTTCTTACCGAAATCTCATTTAATCCACCCCCTACCCCTTTGGAACGACTCCAACTTCTTTCATACGATTAAAAACCTTTTTCACTTCCAACTCATCAAATTCCTTTTTATGTTCCGACCACTCATAAAATCTTTGAAAGAGGAGAATCTCAGAAAAGGTCTCTTTTTGATTCAGTATGTTTTCGTAACAAGCATACAAAGTAGCCACAATCTCAACCTTATCAGAACTTGTAGTTTTAAACTTCGTGATGAGATAGTGAATCTGATCTTTTTGATTTCCATAATACTTTATAAAGTCTTTTTGGTGTTCCCCAGCCTTCTCAAGTTTTCTATATTTGAGAGCTTGGGTTGGTTCGTATTGGAACCATTTTTTATCCTTCAACTGTTTATCGATGGATCTCATCAAACTAGGATCAAACGGTCCCATTGCCTGCTTTAAAAAATTAACGGGCAACTGCATATCCGCTGACTTGATACACAGATACATCAATTTCTGTAATTTCAAATGCCCAAGTGTTGCTTCTTTATGCAACTGCCAAACGATCTCAGCAGCGAGGACAGTCCTTTTATAATAATCTACATTGGTAGGTTTAAATTCAATTATGTTTGATGATGGCAAAGAATCACTTGCTTCAGTGATAGAAGTTTTGTTCTTAATAGCCGGTTCTTTCTCAGCTTTTGGATTTTTAGCAGCAGCATGTTGTGTTTCTCCCCCCAGCTCCCCCCGAAACGCCCTCTGGCTCAAACTCCCATACAAGTGTTCCAATTCCACCAAACTCTTTTGGTACGTCTCTTTCAATGCCTCCACCTTTTCGACCACCGCCGCAAATTGGTTTTGGAGAGTTAAGGGAGGAGCGATAAACTCAATTATTCTTACATCCCTTAAATTTATCTGTTTTAGAGCTATACCATATGTCTTTTCTTGAATTT
This sequence is a window from Leptospira kanakyensis. Protein-coding genes within it:
- a CDS encoding AAA family ATPase → MKRHEIDYITVRGFKSISSIEKLELGPINVIIGANGSGKSNFLGVFSFLHAIREGRLNSYIREAGGAENVLHFGSKVTKEIIIELSFENQLNQYEIALRPDSEDNLYPDREITKFWDKGKHPKPYETFLPARNGGTEAGISNPKAERIADWIRTRLGRWRLYHFHDTSTSSPLRKTAQLHDNQFLRYDGSNLPSFLYLLKEKYSDSYLMIRKTIRLAIPFFEDFNLVADPLSLEHIRLAWVHKDSDKYFGASALSDGSIRFIALTVLFLQPEEFRPSIIMVDEPELGLHPSAITILASLIKQAAHETQVIVSTQSALLLDHFQPEDILVADRENENTAFHRLDPDDLDKWMDEFSLGQLWEKNHFGGRPK